The following nucleotide sequence is from Coffea eugenioides isolate CCC68of chromosome 3, Ceug_1.0, whole genome shotgun sequence.
AACGAGTCATGTGATCATATTTGTGTTAGAAAACCTCAATCGGGACGTAGTTCATTATCTTGTCATGCCTTCATCGTGGATGTGTAGAATTAAATGCAAAGTAAAGTTTGTGTGCTGCGTAAGTTTGCGAAGTAAGAAAAATTGGCTAGAGAGATGAAAGTATGAATCTAGAGTTTGGATGACTCATTGGAAAAAAGAGCTGTACCAATGAGTAGTAGCACTAGAATACGTAGCGGTCGTCATTTCATTATTTTGCTTTGAGAAtaagtagtttttttttcatgaattacTCGTGCCTTCTGCGATATTGAATTATTAAgaaatacctttttttttaattattgaaCTAGCATGTCAACACACAAGTTTGACCCGGTTGAATCTATTTACATTCGTATCATTAATAGTTTAgtcccaacaatgatccaattGAATTGAGATCAAGCTAATACTCGTTAATTTGGAATCATGTTTGAGTCATAGTGTCGtggcaaaaatttatcgcacctACTATGCAGTTGCACGTCTTACCATCTATTTTGAATTATATGCAAAAGGAAGTCTAAAGGATTCAAAAGGAGAATTACTTTTGAAGAAAATTCGAGGGGAGCTAAAGGGGATGCATAAGCAACGTCATACAACCCGTGCCCTATTGCAGACCAACCTGCATACAACGAGCCACAGGATTTAGAATGGAGTATCAAGGTTTGACAACAGAAATTCAATTCGCACAAGGACAGTTTGAGTACGAATTAATTTGGTAGAATGGCGCCACAATCTAGTATGTTTCCAGATTGATAAGTCGGTTGGACATTTAGAACAACTCTAACATGCTCAAAGAAAGCTCACAAAGAAGCCAAGAGAATAACACAAGTGtttattgctggaaatttcgtCTCCCCCATTACAAGGCAAAGAAACGGCTATTTATAACCAATACTACCACTACTAAACGAATTCAAATGGGATTAGGATTACATCATTTATCCTATCCATCGGATTGGACTTAAATCACCTAACAAATTAATGGTCCAAAGACATTCAAAGCTGGTTGATTTATTCAAGTGGCTAAACGACTAAGACTTATTAAACTAATCAGATCCAACACAACACAAATATGGTCCGACTTTATTTAAGAGACAAACTATGCAAAAGactaaaataaaagactaaagaAAACCACGCGACCAAAAGACTCGTACTGAGTTACACGCGGGCACACCTAACATGAATAAAGTCTTCTACCCCAAAACCTGACTCATTCGTTTTTGGGACTTGCAAACCATCTTCCATTAAGGATTGTTAGGCGAATCACCATCATTGTCTTCAACTTGAATCACAACTTTGATAGATTGAGTCTCGACCCCTTCAATGAACTTGTAAACCCCTTCTTGTTCTTGAACAACACGAACTAAAGTTTGAAGAGATTCCTTGGACTTTTTTGCTCGAGCTCGCATGACCAGACCAACAAGAACCTTCACCCGATCAAAACTAGAAGCTTGGACAGCTTGCTCCTCACAATCTCCCGCATCATTCCCCTTCTCTTGAGAAGGATTCGTCCTCAAATCATGTTCATAATATGTAAGAAAGGGACTTAAATTAGCAACGTTAAATGTAGCACTAATATTAAACTCACCTGGAAGATCTAGTTTGTAAGCATTATCATTGATCCTTCTGGAAGGGTCCATCGCTCCTTGGAGATAGCTTACCATGCCTTTGAATTGGAAACCGTTCCCTGCGTAGGTGAAACCAAACCCAATCACTAGGTTCAGAGATCATCTTACGGCTATCCTTGTTAGCTTGTTGAACATATTGAGAGATTTGCTTCTaccttttcatgaaaattgtgAATAAAATCTGCCTTTTTCTTACCATCTAAATTAACACGTTCAGTTATAGGCAAATAAATCCATAGGATTCAAGAGATTAATAGCATACACAACTTCAAATAGAGAATATTGTTTAGCACTATGTACAATCCTATTATAAGTAAACTCTACATGTGGCAAACATTTTTTCTAAgttttaagattctttttaatgatTGCACGCAAAAGAGTTGACTACTTCAGTTTGACCATCTATTTGGGGATGACTAGAGTTGAAAATTACCATTTAGTACCCAAATTTCCGCTACAAGGACTTCTAAAAGTAACTTAAGAATTTAACATCTAGATTTGACACAATAGTCCTAAGCATACTGTGCAACCTAACTATCTCCTTAAAGAACAAATCAACAATATGCAAAGCATCATCAGTTTTGTGTCATGGTATAAAATGTGTCATTTTTGAAAATcgatcaacaacaacaaaaattgAATCATGACCTTGCATAGAACATGGTAAACTAAGCACAAAGTTGATAAGAATCATTAATGATCCGAACCCGTGTCATGATTATCTCTTGTTATCGTTCATTTAATTGAGTTTCCAACAGTGTTAGTTATTAATTAGAGTTAGTTTGGAGTCTAAGTTAAGTCGTTAGCTAGAAAGAATAACGGCTAAGTCATGTGACCAAAAATTGAgccgaattagggttttaggaaagtagttaattgtttcGAAATTTGTTTAGGATTTTGAGTCAtttaaggctataaatagccaacctTATGCAACTTTTCAAAGTAAGGTGATTATGAATAAAATTGTGAgagttctttctcttttttgttCCTTGGAAACgtcccttgatacaaagtgagtcatGTCTCCTTTGTTCAAACTTTGGCTTATTAATTCAAGACCACGTTGAATTGTAGGGCCATTCTACCAACAACTCTTGGTTCGCTAATTCATTAGGTTGTGGCTCGAGattaaattcaagtttcacACCTTGAGGGTTAGAGGGGTCGAGGTTTTTCCATCAACTTCGTTCCATACTGATCAAGATAGATTATTCTGCTGCCTATGCAATTTGTTTCTTCAACAGTAGGAGTTTGGGGATTCGAGTTCGCATCAGTTGGTATTAGAGTTTcggctcttgattcaggttaatatccttttcttttcttattttcctctttgttcttctaccaaaccctaaccaattaaaaaaaaatcccgtTCATCATTCTAGGGTTTGAATTTCACGTGATCACATTTGTTATCGCTTGttcaattcttgtttcttgttgaGTCATTGATGCGAACATAGGATCTAATGATTCATCTTCAAGTCTTATGTTCAGTTGATGCATTGAAGCTCGTCAATCCGGGCCCTTTCTTGGTTTAGTTTCTTCTTAGTTTTTAGTGCTTTATGTTAGTCATTATTCATGATTGTCATTTCTTTAAATTAATTCCAGCAATGGTTGATTAACTAGAGTTAGCTTGGGGTTAATTGAGTCACTAGTTTGGAAGAATAAACTACTCAAGGTCATTGTCGCACCccattttttaatgaaaaaaataaaggtgttcagaaaaatgaattttgattaattttttatttgaaaaaatgattttttgtttttaaaaaaatgaataaagaaatgGGCTTAAATGGGACtaaaaagtgcgacgattttgacccaaaaatagtagtttaaaaagggtttttaatgaaaaataggagtcgccacttggtattgagttaaggtgtaccaagtcacctaaaatgaatttttaaagaaaaagtagagaaaatcctttttaaacgacttcAAGTCtgcgaaaatcaagagaaaaaggggttgggagtcacatttgaaaaaaagggaaggtaaggataaaatccaaaataccttttcaacctagccaaaactagttgcgtgatttagtcaaaaattttcttattttaagctaagaatttatcacatttggatgtcactatatggatgcaaaacctaaacctAGGGGGATATCGAAAGGGTCAATATGTCTCTTCGAattttaattggtgcaaatcgcattaattgcgacgcCCAAAAGtaactctttgaagaggtcatgaatatgcaaaaaatatgagacttgaaaaaagaaaagaaaataataattatacagatatacgtgacctaagggaatgcataaTAACGGGTGCTGGGGACTAAAATtcgtgactttaattttccctttaatagagagaatacgagcgtgctaaggctagaaaagccacactcgtccatatcccatatttgaGGGGTTGATTCTtttatctaatcaagcaaatgatctaacctagttttaattttcttaaatgaaatgcacgtctaatgtcatgtttcacacatagggataaagaatatatatatatataggaaaaatatgggataagggatatatacATATAGGAGGGGATTGCCATGCAGAATGATAAGAAGACCCTAAAaggtagaaaatatgcatgaaaatgtagtgattgtcatgtcaacatgatctagcgtgtggatggtccctaagggtctagcgttggactaacacATGTCTATAAGTTTtcactagtattggactagtgagTAATCGGAAAAAAgcgccacaactagcgttggactactagtgtggtgacgtcatgcattcattacaatcaaataaatcatgtaaaatataataaagcaaataaatacataaatcacATGTAGCATATaccacataagcatgatatctagatgcaagactctaagaaagcgagtaacacgtaaacacataggcatacaaaacacacaaagcaaataaagcaaataaaaccctacctattacatttggggccctaactacaatctaagggggaagtaataaaataaataataaaataaatacctaactattacatcttggcatttaaatgcctctcaaatgaccaaaattaaattaaataaatatacaaaattaaaataataaagtgaataaagaaataatatgaaataataaaataaaataaaataacttcaaaaagcatgcaatttcaaacttaaaatcacctaggagcacataggatcaagtaaaatcGCAATAAAGGAGTaaagtgtacctcccttgaattgtgACCTAAAgaaatgaaatgtttcttatttaccctccaaaataataaaaaggtcaaggcatcattttaattaacaaataatcaaaagaaaatgaaaataaacatgaaattgaatcaatcaaatcattcaaataaaaataaacaacccatattcaacaaattaaaacaaacaaggacccaattgaaaaaattaaagaagtttgaggggtcaacttattattattactaataTTAAGGGTCTAGAattaaaataaagtaaatttAATGGCTTAAGATGAAGTCTaccaaaaaaaactaaaattcacaaaaaataaatgaaaaaccaTTTGTTActattaaacaacaaaatacccaaaatttcactaaaatccaaatcaaaactataaatctattaaaaattattaaacctccaaatttcatcctaaaattcactaaaaatctatccaaaaatcacattaaatcatatcaaagaaaattaacatgttaaagttacaaaattgattaatttttctgattttctgggCCATAGTAGAATAAGGGGAAACTTGTGGGGTGgaaatgcaatttttggaaatttttgcaTGCATCGTACGAAGAAGCTTTCTGCAACTTTTACTTCCGCGAGCTTCTTCCTCATTCTACCAGGTAGattaaaatgcaaatctcaagcAAAACCCCTAATTTATCAATCTAAAACCAACAAAACTTCAACCCATTCAATTAACATCATTCAAACACGATCATCTATCCCCAGAAGATCCAATCAAAGTAGCTTGAcacaaaaatgcagcaaagaatcATTAACATTGGCTGAAACGTCAAACCAAACCTTCAAAGAAACCCAAAAACCCTGACCATGAAACAAACAAGATACTAGGAAAAGAACCCACAACTTCTAATGTCTGTACAATGAGTTTTAAAACAAGATCATGTAGTCCATTCGAAACCATGTTGCATTTCTGAGTTCATCAGCAGATTTCCATCAATTCTGGGTTTTCTCATAGAAGTTCACTTAACCCATTAACATTCCTATGTGTTTTGCATCATGAAAAGGAAGGCAGTAGTTAAAATCTTACTTCATgaaccaaaccaaaccaaaatcTTTCCAAAACAAAACTCTGAGCAACATCAGCAAAAGTTCCAGGGAGAGACAAGAGAGCAGCTTCGAAAGGCAACAAGCATGTATAACTTGGACCGAAACATTTTCTCATGCAAGCATCGAAAGGAACTTTCGCAATCCgagaagctttcttttcttctgtaaCCATTCTTATGCAGTTCCTTTATTCAGCTTAGACGCATTCATGCAGGGCAAACCAAGTAAACCTTAACTGATTCGACAACCAAGACCAAATGCAAGAACTAGGgacaagagagagaggaaagaTAAAACTCAACTACATGATATGAACCTTTACTGAAACTTCAACCCAAGTTTCCAAGAAAAcaaacccaaaacaaaagaatgaaCACAAAATGCATGATTCACCCTCCCCTCAGTTAGAAAGCCAATGACTTTTGTCCATaaactcccaacaagtaaaAAATGCAGTCGCAGGAATGCAATCTTCCTCGCAGAAGCTTCTTATCCTGTGACTTTTCTTCTGGGTTCATTCAAGtaacaaaatccaaacaaagAGCCATCTTTCAACCCAAAACAACAGATATGCATTCTATCATTAAGACCCAACCCCGTCCTCTGTGTTCCCAAAGATTTTCCAATCCAGATTATGCacaaaaaaaaccaaaagaacGGTCATGAACTCCTACAGATTTCTGGGTTTCATGTCAAACAGAGGaaaccaagattcaagcaagCATCAAGCTTTATTCTAGCAATCAAGACACAGTAATTCAACATCCAAACGTGTGAGAAGAAATCAGAATAGGCACCAACAAATCTTCTGGTGCAAAACCCATGACATGAAAgacgacaaaaaaaaaaatttgcatggTTGATTGAAAACAACTTCAAATCGAGTTTACTCGCAGGTCTTACTCCCTCCTTTTTTGTGATGAAGATAAACAACAAAGTCACAGTATAAAACCATAGTTCCAGTTCCTTCCCCTCAACAGATTCACAAACAAGACGTACAAGgaggaaggaaaaaagaaacaggCATCGCAGCAAAGGTTTCAATACTTCTGACGTGAATTCTATAATCTATGAACAGAAAAAAGAGTGAAAAGCATTACCTTTAGCCTTTTAAAAGGCAAATCGAGGCGTGAGATGATCAGAGGAACAGGTCTTTGCTCAGCCAACCGTCAAAGTTCCCTTTTTCTTATCCCGCCGCTCTACTGTTTCTTGCTTGGTTTCTTTTCCGCGCCTCTTCAACCCTAgctttttggttttttctttttttccaactTTCCCAAAGCTCCTCCCTTTTTCCCTcggttttccttttttccccaAGCCcgcaactttttcttttcttccttgctttctcttcttttctgaTCACTCCCGAAACTCTCTCAATCTCTCCCTCACACTCTATCTCTCACTCTCCCGTTGCTTTTTTCCTCTGTTTGTGTAATGAAGTAAGAAGTTGGGAAAAGAAGGCGTGGAAGGTGGTTAAGGCAAGACGTGGAAATGGCAAAGAGGGGACATGGGAAAGCGTGGACAAAACAAAGCCAACAAGTATCCATACACAAAAGGAAGAAGGCGTGAAGTCAGCAAAGGAGAAGGCGTGGGAAGGGATAGCAAAGACTTGACCAAGAAAGTACGCCCTTTCTGGGTTCATGCTGTTCTTGCGGGAGTGGGGGACCAGACAACTTGAAAGATTCTCATTACACGTGTCATTCGCTTATTAGCTAGGGAAAGAAGTTAGTTAGGATAGTTTTCTATAAATGATTCGATTATGTAATAGTTAGGCAGCTTTTGTCAAGATTTGTCATTGGATCAGGGTGGGAATATCCCCTCTGTCtgtcttcttcttcaatttcctgcattctttttccccttcttcCCTTTCCCGCCAAATCCAATTCTGTATCACTATTTGAAGTTCATCAATAAAATTAGTAAGGATCATTTGAGTTCAATTCAATCGTGAGTGTCAATTTTAGCGTGTTTGATTACTTCATCTTCCTTTCTCAGTCTCAACACTGGTTCTGTATCacaacagtggtatcagagctgtgCTAACGAGCCATGGGGATGACAAAAAATCAGGATGAAACTCTGAGAAGAGAGATAATGGAGCTAGGCAGTGTGGTCAGAACCTTCACTAACAAAAATGAGGGAATGGAACAAGCCATCAGATCAATGGAATTCAGGCAAGATGCTACTGAGAAACTATTGAAGGGAATTGATCAGAAGTATGAAGGAATGATGAACATGATGGCTTAACTAATGTCCAAGATGAATGATCGAGACAAGGAGCATGAAGGAAGCAGCAGCTCTAAGGAGGTAACTCAATCAGGAGGATCTAAACTGGATCCACAGAGAGAAGTGTCTGGGAGGAGAGAGTTCAGGAGCGTCCACAAGTTACCTAAAATGGACCTACCAGTTTTCGATGGGGATAATCCTAGGGAGTGGATCAGGAAAGCCAACAAATACTTCAAAATACATGGAGTAGAAGATGATATGAAGTCTGAAGTGGCTGAATTTTACTTCAGGGATAGAGCAGACATCTGGTTTCACGGAGTCTTCCATAGGAGGGAGGTTATACCTTGGGAGGAGCTGACTACTGCTCTGTGTATCAGGTTTGGAGAAGGGAAACCTGAGGAAGCCATCGAGGAATTTAACAAGCTAACACAAACTGGATCAGTAGCTGATTACCTGGAGAAATTCGAGATGCTAAAGGCCTTGGTAATGCCATCCCTACCACATTTATCTGATTCCTATTATAAAGCATGTTTTATGAGTGGATTGAAAGAGGAAATTGTCAACATGGTTAAGATATCTGAGCCTGAATCCCTGGCTGGTGCCATTGAGATAGCTAAACTGCAAGAGAAGAACCTTAAGGCCATACAGAAGATACACAAACCTGCTCCTGCCGGCTTCCATAGCCAGAGGGGGCCAGTGAAGGCACTTACTCATCCCAAATGGAACCAGGATAACCCCAAACACACTCCTAGAACTTATAACCAAAATTCCCTCAACCAGAATCAATTCAAAAGGATTTCTCTTGAAGAGTTTAACTTAAGGAGGGAGAAAGGATTGTGCTATAAATGTGCTGAGCCTTATACCATGGGACATGTATGCAAACAGTCCCATATTCATTACCTAATGGCTGAAGAAGAGGGGACTACAGGAGGGAATGAAAAGCAGGGAGAGGAGGTGTACTGTGACTGTATTAATGGAGAGCTGGCTGATGAACATATAGAGGTCTATGTGCATGCCTTGGCTGGAGGTGCAGGGCACAAGACCATTAAGCTTAAGGGTTTGACCAAAGGGAGACAGGTCACTGCTCTAATAGACAGTGGCAGCACCCACTGCTTTGTAGATGAACAACTGGCAACAGAATTGAGGCTTGGTACTCAGGGACCTAGCTTGTTGGTCAATGTGGCTAATGGAGAAAAGGTGGATTCAAAAGGGCTGGATAAGCCTCTGCAGTGGGAAATGCAGGGACATCAATTCCAGCATACCTTCAATACTCTTAAGTTGGGAGGCTGTGACATGATCCTAGGAGTAGATTGGTTGGCAAGGCATAGCCCCATAGAGTTCTATTTCAAGGACCTTAGTATGAAGATCCACCAAGGGAAGCATGAGATAGTACTAAGAGGAAAGGATAACAGTGTCAAAATAAGAGGACTCAAGGGAAACAGATTGAAGAGATGGCTGAGGAAGCAGGCTTATGGGGTGGTAGCACAACTGGCAGCAGTGATGGAGGTAGATGATCCAGGACAAACACCTACTAAAATCAGTCAGGTTCTGGATCAGTACAAGGATGTTTTTGAGGAGCCTAAGGGAATGCCCCCTACCAGAAGCCATGACCACCAGATTATTCTGAAGGAGGGAGCCAGACCTTTTCAGGTAAGGCCATACAGATGCCCCTGCGTGCAGAAGAcagaaattgaaaaattagTGAAGGAGATGCTAGAAATAGGCATCATACAGCCTAGTAGCAGCCCCTTTGCTTCACCAGTGTTGTTAGTCAAGAAGAAAGATGGATCATGGCGGTTCTGTGTGGACTACAGGCAACTGAATGAGCTGACAGTAAAGAACAAGTTCCCTATGCCTTTGATTGAAGAACTGTTAGATGAGCTGCATGGGGCCAGGTATTTCACTAAGATTGATTTGAGGGCAGGATACTTCCAAATCAGAGTCAAGGTGGAGGACATCCCAAAGACAGCATTCAGGACACACCAAGGACTCTATAAGTTCAAGGTCATGCCATTTGGcttgaccaatgcccctgcaaCCTTTCAAAGTTTGATGAACCAAGTTTTCCAGGAGCAGTTGAGAAAACATGTACTGGTGTTCTTTGATGATATTCTGGTTTACAGCCCAACTATGGAGGCGCATGTGAAGCAAGTGACTGAAGTCTTGGGCATTCTGAGGCAACACCAGCTGTATGCCAAGATGAGTAAATGCTCTTTTGCACAACTGCAGGTGGAATACTTGGGACACATAATAACAGCAGAGGGAGTTCAGGCTGACCCAGGGAAGATTAAATGCATGAAGAACTGGCCAAAACCAACAAGTATTAAGCAGTTGAGAGGATTTTTGGGGTTGACAGGCTACTACAGGAGATTTGTCAAGGGATATGGTGCCATAGCAAGGCCCTTGACCAACTTGCTGAAGAGGGACAACTTCCACTGGAATGAAAACTCAGAGAAAGCttttcaggagttgaagaaGGCTATGTGCAGCATCCCTGTCCTAGCTATACCTGACTTTACTCAACCCTTCCTCATTGAAACAGATGCATGCTACAATGGCATAGGAGCAGTGCTGATACAGAACAAGAGGCCTATTTCCTACCTCAGCCAGCCCCTGGGACAAAATAATATGGGACTATCCATCTATGAGAAGGAGTTACTGGCATTAGTAACTGCTGTGACCAAGTGGAGGCACTACTTAGAGGGACATCATTTCATCATACACACTGACCACCAGAGTTTGAAGTATCTGCTTGAGCAAAGGATTACTACCCCTCTCAAACAGAAGTGGCTCACCAAGTTGCTAGGACTGAGCTATGAAATTCACTACAAGAAAGGGAAAGACAATGTTGCTGCTGACGCACTTTCTAGGCAAGGCAGAGAGGAAATAGGGGAATGCTCAGCCATATCATGTGCAGTACCTACCTGGATCAGAGAAGTGCTGGAGAGCTATAAAGAGGATGAGTGGAGCAAGGAGACCATATCGCACCAGATTACTCTTACCATGATGGTATACTCAGGTACAAGAAGAGGCTGGTGGTAGGAGGTCAAGGGGACATCAGAGAAAAGATCATTACTGCTCTACATGACTCTCAAGTAGGAGGACACTCAGGAATTCAAGCTAGCTACCTAAGAGCCAAACAACTGTTCTACTGGCCAGGAATGTACAAAGCTATCAAGGAGAAGGTTCTGGAATGTGACACTTGCAGGAAGTGCAAGGATGAACATGTAGCTTATCCAGGCCTGCTACAACCATTGCCTATACCTCAGCATTCATGGAGTCATGTCACCATGGATTTCATTGAAGGATTGCCTCAATCAGAAGGAAAAAATACCATAATGGTGGTGGTGGACAGGTTCACAAAATATGCTCATTTCATCAGTCTCACACATCCATTTGATGCCCCAAAGGTAGCCAGGCTTTTCATTGATCATGTCAGTAAACTACATGGGATCCCTCAGAGCATGCTTTCAGACAGGGACAGGATATTTGTTAGTCAATTTTGGGGGGAACTGTTCAGTACATTGGGGGCTAAGCTGAACTACAGCACAGCCTATCATCCTCAAACTGATGGCCAGACAGAAAGGGTAAACCAGGTGCTAGAAATGTACCTAAGACATGGAATCAGTGGATATCTATGGCAGAATGGTGGTACAACACCTCATACCACACTGCTATTCAGATGACCCCCTTCGAGGCATTATATGGCCTCCCCCCTCCCCAACTGGCTCTGGGACCTTACCAGCAGCCCAGAGTGGCTGCAGTAGGAGATTATATCAAAGAGAGACAGCAGATTGACATCATGCTGAAACAGAACTTGAAGCAGGCTCAGGAGAGGATGAAAAGATATGCTGATAAGAAGAGAAGTGAGAGGGAGTTCAAAGCAGGAGATTGGGTGTACCTAAGGCTGCAGCCGTATAGACAGACTTCAGTAGCCTTGAGAGGGAACACCAAACTCTCAGCAAAATATTTTGGCCTTTACAGAGTAGAAGAAAAAATAGGGAATGTGGCATACAAACTGAACCTGCCAGCCTTCTCGAAAGTCCACCCTATCTTTCATGTGTCCCTGCTCAAGAGAAAGGTAGGAAATAAAATCACCCCTACACTTCAATTGCCAGACACGAATGAAAGGGGGCATTGGAGAATAGAACCAGTGGCAATGCTTGATAGAAGGGTGGTAAAGAAACGAAATGCGACTGCAACACAGTGGTTGATCCATTGGTGGGGCACGGATCCTGCAGAAGCCACATGGGAGGACGCAGAGGGGATAAAACAACAGTTCCCCACCTTCCAATATTGAGGACAAGATTTACTCTTAAGGGGGGAGTATCGTAATGAAGTAAGAAGCTGGGAAAAGAAGGCGTGGAAGGTGGTTAAGGGAAGACGTGGAAATGGCAAAGAGGAGACATGGGAAAGCGTGGACAAAACAAAGTCAACAAGTATCCATACACAAAAGGAAGAAGGCGTGAAGTCAGCAAAGGAGATGGCGTGGGAAGGGATAGCAAAGACGTGACCAAGAAAGCACGCCCTTTCTGGGTTCATGCTGTTCTTGCGGGAGTGGGGGACCAGACAACTTGAAAGATTCTCATTACACGTGTCATTCGCTTATTAGCTAGGGAAAGAAGTTAGTTAGGATAGTTTTC
It contains:
- the LOC113766366 gene encoding uncharacterized protein LOC113766366, with product MTPFEALYGLPPPQLALGPYQQPRVAAVGDYIKERQQIDIMLKQNLKQAQERMKRYADKKRSEREFKAGDWVYLRLQPYRQTSVALRGNTKLSAKYFGLYRVEEKIGNVAYKLNLPAFSKVHPIFHVSLLKRKVGNKITPTLQLPDTNERGHWRIEPVAMLDRRVVKKRNATATQWLIHWWGTDPAEATWEDAEGIKQQFPTFQY